The window CCATCACGTCGAGATGGATCATGTCCACGTAGGGTTGGACCCTCCTGATCTCCTCAGCGAGCCTTGAAAGATCGCAGGCGAGAATGGAAGCAGAAATCATCCTCATTTTCCGCTCACTTCCCTGAACATCTCAAGGTAGTTTTCGTAGCGGGTTCTGGCTATCACACCTTCTTCGACAAGTTCCTTTATCCTGCATCCCGGTTCATCCACGTGATTGCAGTCCTTGAAGAGGCAGTTTCTGTGTTCTCTGATTTCTTTGAAGTAATACTTCAATCTGTCCGGTCTTATGTGATCGATCTCTATCAGTGAAAAACCCGGTGTGTCGGCGACCAGACCCCCGAAGGGAAGGTGTAGCAGTTCGGCGGCTGTGGTGGTGTGTCGACCACGCTCAAGCTTTTCTGAAACTTCCTGCGTCCTTAAATTGGCACCCGGACAGATCACGTTGAGCAGGCTGCTTTTGCCGACACCGGAAAGCCCGGCGAAGACGGAAACCTTATCCTTGAAATGCGCTATAAGTTCGTCTATGCCTTCCTTGGTCTTGGCACTCGTCATCACCACGGGGTACAGTTTTGAATACGTCTCTAGAAAATATCTTTTCCTCTCTTCATCTTCTTCGTTTAGCAAGTCTATCTTGTTAAGAACAATGAGCGCGTTCAGGTTCGCTTCTTCGACGAGCACAAGGAGTTTGTCGAGTACGAGCAGAGGAACTTCGGGTCTCTTCAACGTGTAGACGCAGACCACCTGGTCGACGTTCGCGATCTTAGGTTTTGGAAGTTCGTTCTTCCTTTTCAGTATGGATTCGACCACGCCCGTGTCGTGTACGCGAACGTATTCGACGATGTCTCCGACAACTGGTTTGAGGTTCGACAATCTGAATCTTCCTCTCAGCACACACCTTATCCTTTCTTTGGTGTTGATGTCTTCCACGAGCAGAGCGTTCGACATAAATTTGACCACTATGCCTCTGTTCCTGATGTCAATCCCTCCCAGGTTCACCCACATCTATGAGAATGGAGACTTCCTCGCCTTTTTTCAACTCACTGCCTGGTGGTGGGTATATGCCCATCACCCTGCCATCCACGCCTTTGAAAGGCATTTGAACCATTCTAACTTTAAAACCTACACCTCGCAATATGGCCTCGGCCGTTTCTCTCGGTACCCCGACCAGATTCGGTACAATAAATTTGCGCGGCTCTTCACAGAACAGATTCACCGCTCTGCCTTTTCGCACTTTACTCTCCGCCTGTGGAACGGTGAACTGGACGGTCCCTTCCCCATGGATCTGCCCGACCTTCAAGCCAGCGTTTTCAAGCATCTTTCTCGCCTGTTCAACACTCGTGCCAGCCACGTTGGGAACGACTGTCTGGGCCGGTCTGATCCAGAAAAAGATCAAAAAAGTCAGCGCGCCGAGGAAGGAACCGATGAGCAAAAAAACGATGAAATTGAGGACGTTTCTCAGGGCTTTGTTTGAAGCTTTCTGAGCCTGAGCTGACCGCATGCCGCTTCGATGTCCGCTCCTTTCTCCTGCCTGAGTTCTGCTTCGATTCCGTTTTCAAGGAGAATCTCTTTGAACCTCGTCATCTTCCATCGGGATGGTTTTTCGAAACCGGCCGTGGTCGGATTGACTGGGATCAAATTGACGTACACTTTCAGATCTTTCAGGAGCTTCGCGAGCCTTCGCGCGTCCTCATCGAAGTCGTTGAACTCTTTTATGAGTATGTACTCGATCGTGACGCGCCTGTTAGTTTTCTCCTGGTATATCTTGACCGCGTGCAGTATTTCTTCGATGGAATACTTTCTGTTGATGGGGACGATTGCGTCCCGTTTTTCGTTGCTCGCCGCGTGGAGCGATATGGCGAGTCGAACGTCGAGCCCCTCTTCGGCGAACTTCACTATCTTGTCCGGGATACCCACCGTGCTGACCGTGATCCTGCGAACTCCCACGTCCTTCATCTTCGGATGTATCAGCATCCTGATGCTCTTCACCACGTTATCGTAGTTCAGGAACGGTTCTCCCATACCCATGTAAACGATGTTTCTGACGTTTCTTCCAGAATCGTTCTCTACCGCGAGGACCTGTCCCACGATCTCATCCGCGGTCAGATTCCTCACGAAACCGCTCTGACCCGTGGCGCAGAAGGTGCATTTTATGGGACAACCCACCTGCGTGGAGATGCACGCGGTGGCGTATCCTTCGTGGAACAGAAGGACCGATTCGATCGTGTTGCCATCTTCGAGCTCGTACAGAAACTTTGTCGTTTTGTCTATTTTCGACACTCTCTTTTCGAGCAGTCTGGGCAACCTTATGGTGAACTTCTCTCTGAACAGGGCCCTGTGTTCTTTGGAAAGGTTCGTCATGGCTTCGAAGGTGAAGACGCGTTTTTTGTAGACCCAGTCGAGCAGTTGATCGGCACGATACCTTTCAAGGCCCATCTGGGTTACGGCACTGACCACTTCTTCGTAACTCATCTCGAGCAGGTTCAAAATCTCACCTCAGCAATGATTATAGACTGTGTGGAAGAACTCTGGATGAATTTTATTCGATGGTGTTTTGAACACGGAATGGCCCCTCAGAGTTGTTCTATAATCTTGTGATCGGGAGTGATGGATTTGACGGTGAACGAAGCGAAATTTTTGTGCAGGAAGATCATGCAGGCAGGAGAAGTTCCCCTGCTTGTAGGGCATTTCGGCGTTGGTAAAACTGATGTGGCCAGACAGATCGCCGCCGAGACGAACAGGAAGATCGTCGTATTGGTTCTCTCACAGATGGAGCCTGGAGACCTCATAGGACTTCCTTCGAGACAGGAAGAGAAAACGAGTTTCCTGAAACCAGACTGGTGGCCAGAGAGCGGGGATTATCTGATAGTTCTGGATGAGATAAACCGCGCTCACAGATCGATAAGGAACGCGATCATGCAGCTTTTGATAGACAGGCGCATTCACAACCACGTTCTACCGGACGGAGTCTGGATCATGGCCACGATGAATCCACCAGACGAAGAGTACGACCAGGCCGACCTCATAACGGATCCAGCCTTTCTGTCGCGTTTCTTCGTTCTTTACGTGAATCCCACGGTGGAGGAATGGAGAGAGTGGGCGCAACTCAACGGCGTCGATTCGAAGGTGCTGGAGTTCATCACGAACTATCCAGAGTTCCTTTATGCGAGCAACCCGTTGTCCCTTCGAGCGGAGTTGAGGCCGAGTCCGAGGAGCTGGTACAAACTCAGCAAGGTTTTGAAATACATGTCCGAAGAGGAGATTGAAAAGTACGGTTACACCCTCGCATCCGCGATAGTGGGTGCCGAGGCGGCGAAGGCCTTCATCGAGTTCAAAAGGTCTGAATCAGTACCCATGCCGCGCAAGGTCTTGCTCGAAGGTGTCGAAGAAGTTTACAAGAACGATCTCGACAGATCCAACTCATTGGTCGTCAGACTGATAGACTACTTCTCCAAATTGAGTGGCGAGGAAGCAGAACTGTTGTCCGCACACGTTTCGAGGGTGGCTAAGAACATAGATAAACTCGCTTCGATACTGCCGAAAGACTCTTTCTATGCATTGGTGAGGTTCATCGTGGACAGAGCGAACAGGGACGAGCACAACTCCGAATTCTTCGAAAAACTGCTCGAAAAACTCTCGAATCTCGACAACACAAAGGCGGCGCTGAAGGATCTATGATCGAAAAGATTTTCATCAACTTTGCCAGGCGTTCCCCTTTCTACATGTATCTGCTTCTGAACATGTCGGTTCAGCCCTCACTCGAAGCGGAGAAACTTTATCTGTCTTTTAAAAATGGCAGATTCACCATCGTTTACAACCCGCGCTGGGTCGAGCGAAAGTCTGAGCAGTTCGTTGAGGCTTTCCTGCTGCACCAACTCATGCATTTGATAAATTTACATTTTCTCATCAAACCGAAGGACGATCGAGACAAGGCCATATGGGACTTGGCGATGGATGCCGCCATAAATCAGCACATTCCAGAACTGGCCGCGTTCGGTGTTCCTCTGAACCTGCTCGTCGAAGAAGGTCACGGTGTGGACAACGAAAATCTCTTCGTTCTGCCTCCCGACTGGATGCCGGACAGGTCCGCAGAAGAATACCACACCTGGATCCTGCAGGAGATGGAAAGACTCGGCAGATTCGATGTTCTTGTCGTTGCGGAACTGCGAGAAAACAGCCTGGATTCTCACCAGCAGATGCGTGCGTGTGACAACGTGGACATGATGCTCGAGTTGAGTCAAAGTATGCTCTCCAAGGCTTTCAACCTGTACGGCAGAGAATTGCCCTCAGGTGTGAGAAGGATGGTGGAACTTTCCATCCTCAAACCTGTTTTGAACTGGCGAGACACTCTCAGACGCTTTGCCGGCGTTTCCGAATACGGTGAGAGGTACATGACCCCTCTGAAACCGAACAGGCGTTACGAAGATCAGCCGGGCTGGAAAATGGAACGTGCGGCCAGGCTCGGGCTCATCGTCGACACGAGTGGTAGCATAGTTCAAGAGGAGTTGGATGCCTTCTTCACCGAGATAGAGGCGCTGTCACGCTATGTGGACACGAGCCTGGTGCTCGTGCAGGTCGATAGAGCGGTGAATTTGAAAGTGAACTACACCAGGGGCATGTGGAGGAACATGCAGATCGTTGGCGGAGGAGAAACGGACCTTCAACCTGCGGTGGATTACCTCGAGCACAATTACAGACCTGAAGGACTGGTGATCTTCACCGATGGATATGCGGACCTTCCAAAGGTGAGGAGGAGAGTTCTCTTCGTTCTGTCCAAGTATCACAGCGACGAGTTCTTGATGCAGGCACGTGAGACGTACGGGCGTTCGAGTGTGGTGGTTCTGGATTGGTGAGCGTGGGACCAGCCAGCGTTGCGAATGAACTGAAAAGGGTGCTCGAAAGGTTCGAGGTCAGCGATTTTCTGGTTCAGATGGAGGCCTTCAGGGAGAAATTGGACCAGTACCACAGGCACGTGGTGCTCTTCTCTGCCGGAAGATCAGAGAATTTTCACCTCTTCGTGGCAGTGGATCATCTTGGAAGAAGAGCGGTCGGTTTGTCGATCGTGAATCCTTTCGAGAAGAACTTGCCGATATACTCACTGAAGTCGCGAGTGGAAGTTGAAGACGTTTACGAACGACTGTTCTCGGTCGGTCCTACTTTTCACAGGTGTGGCATCGTGAGACTCCCGTTCGGCTTCAAGATGATCTGCGGCGTGGGCGATGAAGATTTTCTCGGCAAGGAGATCTTCAAGGAGAAGATTTATGGAGAGAGAAAACTGTCTTTCGCAGAGCTCGTTGACGAATCTATCTACGGGCAGCTGTTGTCTTTGAACAATTCTTCAATAGACCTGATGACGGTTCGCCTGTTGGATGAAGGGATCTTATGTTTGTTGAGAGCCCCAGAGGATGTGGATAGATCGCATGTTCCCTTGCTCGCAGAGATCGCGCAGCTCCTCAAATCCAAATACAGATTCGCGTGCAAGGCAAAGTATCAGAGTATCAATTTCACTTCACCCGTTCTGGCAAGCGTTTGCATCGAGTACGAAAGGCTGTTCTCTGGTTTCGATGTGAAAAGCTTTTGCCATGAGTTGTCAAAGAAATTGATGGAAGCTTATTGGTGTGTGATAAAAACTATTTAAAAAAAACGGGGGCAGTGCCCCCAAACGTGTGAGAAGGTGCTTGTATGGGTAGAGGTTGCTGGTGGCCGTCCGCGTATTCACTTCCATGATAACATCTTCCTGAGATGTTTTTCAGTTCCTTAATCCTCGCTTCTCTACTGCGTTGCGTGGTGTAACATGTATTTCTTCTGCGTCCCGGTTTGCTCATAAGATACGTAGTTCGATCAGAATTGAACGATGGATGCAGATGAAAAGCGTATTCATATTTCTTGAGGTGTGAAACCTTGAAAACATGGGTTATAATGTGAAGTAGAGGTAAAGCAAAGATTTCAAGGGAGTGGTTCGGTGGAACGAGTCATCGATCTCATCATTCGTGACAGAAGCATCGAAATCACCACTGATACACCCCTGGTGGTGATGGTGAGGGATCTGTTCTACGATGGGGACTGGCACACGATGAAGCAAGATTTGAAGGAGAAAAAGGACGTGGTCGAAGAGATCGAGAAGTGCGTTTTCATCGAGGAGAACGTGGTATTGCTGAACGAGATCATCTACGAACCTGTGTGCTTCGATGAGCTGAAACATTGGCTCGAGGAAAAGAACGTATCCCCAAAGGATTTCGTTCACGCCTCGCTGGCAGGACTTTACGATCTGGCACTAGACTACGCTGACAAAGATCTGCTCGAGGAAGCTTTCAAAGTGGTCAAGTACATGCTGGAGGTAGACAAGAATTATGCTCCCGCCTACGAACTTTATGGTTCTCTCCTCATCGAGAAGGGAGAAATAGAGCAAGGTATCAAGTATTTGGACAAAGCGATCGAGATCGATCCGTGGCTGGTGCCAGCTTACTCTTCTCTGGGAGAGGCGTATTACAACAGCGGTGATTACCTGAGGGCGGCTTCCTATTGGGAAAGGGAGATCGAGTACGCGCCGGACAACAAGCTCACCTACTTCATGCTCGCGGATGCATACAGGAAGATCAAAGCTTACGACAAAGTCTGCGACGTCTTAGAAAGACTGTTGAAGAGAGATCCTGAAAGTATCGTGGCGATGTTCCAGCTCGTCCAAGCTTACAGGGATGCCGGAAGACTTGAAGATGCACAGCGCATCGAACAGAGGATCCTCGAAACGAGACCGACCCGTGCGGAGGATGTTGAACCCTGGGCCAGGGTTCAGCTGAAACATGGTAACTACCAGCGTGTCCAGGAGTTTGTGAACCTGCTACCGGACACAGAAAGAATGAAACCTCACGTGAAACTGTTGTCTGCGCTTTGTGATTTAAAACAGGGAAAACTGGAGAAGGCCAGGCAAGTGTTCCTCGAGGTCAAAGATCACAGTCCCTGGTTCCTGTACGGTAACAGGGACTTCCTGTCAGAGTTCATGAACGAGGAGGAGATGCGCGCTTGTGGCATATTTTGAACTTCGTCCTGGGAGCAATCGTAGGAAGTTTCCTGAACGTGGTGATATACAGGCTACCGAGGGGTCATTTGAGCATTCTTAGACCCGCAAGGTCGATCTGTCCGAAGTGTGGCGCACAGATCGCGTGGTACGACAACATACCCATCCTCAGTTATTTCATCTTGAGAGGAAGGTGCAGAAACTGCGGTTCTCCGATAAGTGTCAGGTACCCTCTGGTTGAAACGGTGAGTGCCCTGGCTTATCTGGCCAACTCTTTCGTACCGAACCTGGTCCTCTATTTCTCTCTGTGTTTGCTCGCCTCCTGTGCCATAGTCATGAGTTGCATCGATTTCGAATTTCTGGCCATACCCGACGTGACACTGGTTCTCAGCTGGGTTGCGGGTTTTCTGGTATGGTGGATGAAAGGCTTCCCGATCTGGAACGCTGTTGGAGCTGCTGTTGCGATGTTTCTTCTGTGGTTGCTTGGGGTTGTTTACAAAGGAGGAATGGGGGAAGGAGACATAGTCCTGATAGGGGCAATAGGGATAGGAGTGGGGTTCATTGAATCTTTCTACGTGCTCTTGGCGTCGTCTGCGTCTGCCATAATCTACGCGTTCGTGAAGGGAAAAGGAAGGCTCGATCCGAAACAAAAGATTCCCTTCGGAACCTTTCTGGCACCGACTGGGTACGCGATCTTGCTGGTGAACTTACTTGTGTGAGAGTGTTCTGAAGGGGGTCAGGGATGGAGAAATTGAGCCTCAAATATTTTCTTGCTTTCTTTCTCTTTTCAGTGTTCGTTTCGATTCTTGTGCTTTACAAACTTTTTCCCATAAGGTATTACGATATCGTGGTCAGGAAAACTCAGGGGATCGATCCTTTACTCGTCATGGCGTTGATGAAGGTTGAGAGCGGTTTTTGTGAAGACGCAGTTTCTCCGGCTGGCGCTGTGGGATTGATGCAGCTGATGCCTTCGACGTTTTCCTGGCTGAAAGAGAGGTTCAAACTGGAAGGAGACATTCACCGAGTCGAAGACAACATCACTTTTGGTTTGCTATATTTGAGTTATCTTTTGAACCTGTACAATGGTGATCTTGAAAAGGCGCTGGCGGCCTATTACGTTGGCCCATCGAGGGTGGGAGAGCTTGAACGGGAGGCCGCCGCTTACGTTAAGAAGGTCATGAATTACTACAGAGTGTACAAGATCCTGTATTTCTGGTTGAGGTGGGGCGGTTGAAGGTCATCAGCTTCGAAGAAATGAAGACACTTGAACGTCTGACGGAAGAATCGTTCAAGATTCCAGCATCTTTTCTCATGGAACGTGCGGGTCTCGCGGTGGTCCTGGCGCTCGAGCAGGAGTTTGGCACGCTTTCCAACAAGTCTTTCGTGGTGCTCTGTGGCACTGGCAACAACGGTGGTGATGGCCTGGTCGCGGCGAGGAATTTGCTGGACCACACCGACATGGTCAGCTGTGTGGTTGTGGGTGAAGAGGAAAAGATGACCAGCTTGACCCGCGAAAATTTTGAGAGGCTGAAGTCGCTCGGCGCCGATATCAAAAAGTTTGGGGTGGATATCGATCTGGACGGTCTAGCTGAGTTGATCAAGAAGAGCGATGTAGTGATAGATGCCCTGCTCGGTACCGGCACGCGCGGTGAAGTGAGAAATCCTATTCTGGACGTCATAAAGCTCGTGAACCTGTACGCGAGTTACGTTGTCTCTGTAGATCTCCCCTCCGGCGTGGAGTGTGATACGGGAAAGGCGCTCGGTATGGCCGTAAGGGCGAATCTGACCGTTACGTTCGCGTTTCCAAAGCCTTGCCACGTGCTATTTCCCGGAAGGGAACTCACCGGTAAGCTGAAGGTCGCGAGCATAGGGATACCCAGAGTCCTCTGTGAGTCCATGAATTTGAGGAGGAACATCGTCACCAGGGCAATGGTGAAGAAGATCCTGCCGGAGAGAAAGAAAGATTCTCACAAAAAAACCTTTGGCAGTCTGCTCGTGGTAGCAGGTTCTCGTCGGTATCTCGGCGCTCCTGTTCTCGCATGTTTAGGGGCACTGAGGGCTGGGTGTGGTTACGTGAGGCTGCTCAGCTGCGAAGAAGTCGGGAAACTCGCGGTTGGTCGAGAACCAGGATTGGTGTTCACGGCTATCGAGGCTGACAGCTTCTCACCGAAGGACGTCGACGTGGCGTTGAAACTCGCGCAGGAATCGGATGCGATCGTACTGGGGCCGGGTTTGACCGATGAGCCGGGCGTGTGCGAATTCGTTGTGAACTTCTTGGAGCAGGTTGAAAAGCCTATCTTGATCGATGCGGACGGTTTGAACTGCCTTTCGCGCGATCTGAGTGTTCTTGATGCAATGAGTGCACCCATCATCATGACACCGCATCCTGGGGAGTTCGCTCGTCTGGTGAAACAACCTGTTGAGCAGGTTAGATACAACTACGTGCTTGCCGAGCAATTTGCGCATCGTTATGGTGTCACTCTGGTGCTCAAGGGAGCAACGACGATCGTCACGGATGGGAAGAACACGTATTACAATCTTACAGGAAACACTTCGCTCGCCAAGGCGGGCAGTGGTGATGTCCTTGCAGGCGTGATAGGTGGCTTTCTCGCTCAAGGTGTAACACCGCTGGAGGCCAGCATCCTTGGTGTTTACATTCACGGCCTTGCGGGTGAAAAGTACATTTCGAGTGAAGGTACGATGCTCGTCAGCGAGTTGCCGGATCTCATACCACACGCCATTGAGGAGGTGGCCAGATGAGCGACGCCGTTGAAAGATTGGTGAGGGATTTGATCAGGGAAAATCAACTTTCACGCGCCAGGGGAGTTCTGAGTATCTTTCACGACGATTATCCCCACCTTCTGCTCGAACTCGAGGCTGCGTCCGGGAACTGGATGGCTGTTTTGAAAATTTACGAGCGTTTGAGCGAGGAAAAGAAGGAAGAATACAAGACACTCTACAAAACCGCCCAGGAGAGGGTAAAGGAAAACTACAAAGAGGACGTCAAAGACTCTTTCGAAGAGATGGACAGGGCGAACCTTGAAGGTGCGATGGCGATCCTGGAGGCCGTTTCCAAGTCTTATCCGGAGCTGGTAGAGGTCGTTGCCCTGAAACTGGAGCTTGCCCGCAGGAAGGGGGATAAGGCGCGCGAGAAGATCTTCGAAGAACTCCTGAGGAAGCTCGATTCTTCGCATCCGTCCCTCTCAGGAAAAGTGGAGAGGACACAGAAAAGATCTTTCGATCTGGTGATCTTGGTCCTCATCTGCGCTACGTTGGTTTTCAGCGTCGTTGGGCTGTTACGTTCAGGACCCAGCAGAGCTGTGATCGAGACAGTCGTGAAGGAACAGATAGCACCCGTTTCTGAGAAG is drawn from Thermotoga sp. Ku-13t and contains these coding sequences:
- a CDS encoding NAD(P)H-hydrate dehydratase — translated: MGRLKVISFEEMKTLERLTEESFKIPASFLMERAGLAVVLALEQEFGTLSNKSFVVLCGTGNNGGDGLVAARNLLDHTDMVSCVVVGEEEKMTSLTRENFERLKSLGADIKKFGVDIDLDGLAELIKKSDVVIDALLGTGTRGEVRNPILDVIKLVNLYASYVVSVDLPSGVECDTGKALGMAVRANLTVTFAFPKPCHVLFPGRELTGKLKVASIGIPRVLCESMNLRRNIVTRAMVKKILPERKKDSHKKTFGSLLVVAGSRRYLGAPVLACLGALRAGCGYVRLLSCEEVGKLAVGREPGLVFTAIEADSFSPKDVDVALKLAQESDAIVLGPGLTDEPGVCEFVVNFLEQVEKPILIDADGLNCLSRDLSVLDAMSAPIIMTPHPGEFARLVKQPVEQVRYNYVLAEQFAHRYGVTLVLKGATTIVTDGKNTYYNLTGNTSLAKAGSGDVLAGVIGGFLAQGVTPLEASILGVYIHGLAGEKYISSEGTMLVSELPDLIPHAIEEVAR
- a CDS encoding lytic transglycosylase domain-containing protein; protein product: MEKLSLKYFLAFFLFSVFVSILVLYKLFPIRYYDIVVRKTQGIDPLLVMALMKVESGFCEDAVSPAGAVGLMQLMPSTFSWLKERFKLEGDIHRVEDNITFGLLYLSYLLNLYNGDLEKALAAYYVGPSRVGELEREAAAYVKKVMNYYRVYKILYFWLRWGG
- the rsgA gene encoding ribosome small subunit-dependent GTPase A; translation: MRNRGIVVKFMSNALLVEDINTKERIRCVLRGRFRLSNLKPVVGDIVEYVRVHDTGVVESILKRKNELPKPKIANVDQVVCVYTLKRPEVPLLVLDKLLVLVEEANLNALIVLNKIDLLNEEDEERKRYFLETYSKLYPVVMTSAKTKEGIDELIAHFKDKVSVFAGLSGVGKSSLLNVICPGANLRTQEVSEKLERGRHTTTAAELLHLPFGGLVADTPGFSLIEIDHIRPDRLKYYFKEIREHRNCLFKDCNHVDEPGCRIKELVEEGVIARTRYENYLEMFREVSGK
- the rlmN gene encoding 23S rRNA (adenine(2503)-C(2))-methyltransferase RlmN; its protein translation is MLNLLEMSYEEVVSAVTQMGLERYRADQLLDWVYKKRVFTFEAMTNLSKEHRALFREKFTIRLPRLLEKRVSKIDKTTKFLYELEDGNTIESVLLFHEGYATACISTQVGCPIKCTFCATGQSGFVRNLTADEIVGQVLAVENDSGRNVRNIVYMGMGEPFLNYDNVVKSIRMLIHPKMKDVGVRRITVSTVGIPDKIVKFAEEGLDVRLAISLHAASNEKRDAIVPINRKYSIEEILHAVKIYQEKTNRRVTIEYILIKEFNDFDEDARRLAKLLKDLKVYVNLIPVNPTTAGFEKPSRWKMTRFKEILLENGIEAELRQEKGADIEAACGQLRLRKLQTKP
- a CDS encoding DUF4895 domain-containing protein, which encodes MSVGPASVANELKRVLERFEVSDFLVQMEAFREKLDQYHRHVVLFSAGRSENFHLFVAVDHLGRRAVGLSIVNPFEKNLPIYSLKSRVEVEDVYERLFSVGPTFHRCGIVRLPFGFKMICGVGDEDFLGKEIFKEKIYGERKLSFAELVDESIYGQLLSLNNSSIDLMTVRLLDEGILCLLRAPEDVDRSHVPLLAEIAQLLKSKYRFACKAKYQSINFTSPVLASVCIEYERLFSGFDVKSFCHELSKKLMEAYWCVIKTI
- a CDS encoding PASTA domain-containing protein, producing the protein MRSAQAQKASNKALRNVLNFIVFLLIGSFLGALTFLIFFWIRPAQTVVPNVAGTSVEQARKMLENAGLKVGQIHGEGTVQFTVPQAESKVRKGRAVNLFCEEPRKFIVPNLVGVPRETAEAILRGVGFKVRMVQMPFKGVDGRVMGIYPPPGSELKKGEEVSILIDVGEPGRD
- a CDS encoding tetratricopeptide repeat protein, whose protein sequence is MERVIDLIIRDRSIEITTDTPLVVMVRDLFYDGDWHTMKQDLKEKKDVVEEIEKCVFIEENVVLLNEIIYEPVCFDELKHWLEEKNVSPKDFVHASLAGLYDLALDYADKDLLEEAFKVVKYMLEVDKNYAPAYELYGSLLIEKGEIEQGIKYLDKAIEIDPWLVPAYSSLGEAYYNSGDYLRAASYWEREIEYAPDNKLTYFMLADAYRKIKAYDKVCDVLERLLKRDPESIVAMFQLVQAYRDAGRLEDAQRIEQRILETRPTRAEDVEPWARVQLKHGNYQRVQEFVNLLPDTERMKPHVKLLSALCDLKQGKLEKARQVFLEVKDHSPWFLYGNRDFLSEFMNEEEMRACGIF
- a CDS encoding MoxR family ATPase, whose product is MTVNEAKFLCRKIMQAGEVPLLVGHFGVGKTDVARQIAAETNRKIVVLVLSQMEPGDLIGLPSRQEEKTSFLKPDWWPESGDYLIVLDEINRAHRSIRNAIMQLLIDRRIHNHVLPDGVWIMATMNPPDEEYDQADLITDPAFLSRFFVLYVNPTVEEWREWAQLNGVDSKVLEFITNYPEFLYASNPLSLRAELRPSPRSWYKLSKVLKYMSEEEIEKYGYTLASAIVGAEAAKAFIEFKRSESVPMPRKVLLEGVEEVYKNDLDRSNSLVVRLIDYFSKLSGEEAELLSAHVSRVAKNIDKLASILPKDSFYALVRFIVDRANRDEHNSEFFEKLLEKLSNLDNTKAALKDL
- a CDS encoding tetratricopeptide repeat protein; translation: MSDAVERLVRDLIRENQLSRARGVLSIFHDDYPHLLLELEAASGNWMAVLKIYERLSEEKKEEYKTLYKTAQERVKENYKEDVKDSFEEMDRANLEGAMAILEAVSKSYPELVEVVALKLELARRKGDKAREKIFEELLRKLDSSHPSLSGKVERTQKRSFDLVILVLICATLVFSVVGLLRSGPSRAVIETVVKEQIAPVSEKVEGLKETSNQLVQGVTDLESKFEGISKAQLELSQSLAELKLSVNDIVARIQSGEQKSDEIMNEIKQLLARIDRLAGTGATGEKIQYSIHSRFDVNTARSIWLFGYDLYRKGYYLDAAEILKNLFEQLSEEVYFKDDVYYYMGLSYYSEGKKDEAKKTFEDFLRRYPESLYAPHARYFLSKIE
- a CDS encoding A24 family peptidase, whose protein sequence is MWHILNFVLGAIVGSFLNVVIYRLPRGHLSILRPARSICPKCGAQIAWYDNIPILSYFILRGRCRNCGSPISVRYPLVETVSALAYLANSFVPNLVLYFSLCLLASCAIVMSCIDFEFLAIPDVTLVLSWVAGFLVWWMKGFPIWNAVGAAVAMFLLWLLGVVYKGGMGEGDIVLIGAIGIGVGFIESFYVLLASSASAIIYAFVKGKGRLDPKQKIPFGTFLAPTGYAILLVNLLV
- a CDS encoding VWA-like domain-containing protein; protein product: MIEKIFINFARRSPFYMYLLLNMSVQPSLEAEKLYLSFKNGRFTIVYNPRWVERKSEQFVEAFLLHQLMHLINLHFLIKPKDDRDKAIWDLAMDAAINQHIPELAAFGVPLNLLVEEGHGVDNENLFVLPPDWMPDRSAEEYHTWILQEMERLGRFDVLVVAELRENSLDSHQQMRACDNVDMMLELSQSMLSKAFNLYGRELPSGVRRMVELSILKPVLNWRDTLRRFAGVSEYGERYMTPLKPNRRYEDQPGWKMERAARLGLIVDTSGSIVQEELDAFFTEIEALSRYVDTSLVLVQVDRAVNLKVNYTRGMWRNMQIVGGGETDLQPAVDYLEHNYRPEGLVIFTDGYADLPKVRRRVLFVLSKYHSDEFLMQARETYGRSSVVVLDW